One window of Anas platyrhynchos isolate ZD024472 breed Pekin duck chromosome 11, IASCAAS_PekinDuck_T2T, whole genome shotgun sequence genomic DNA carries:
- the FANCI gene encoding Fanconi anemia group I protein isoform X2 → MAAAMAQRVLALAAEEGPERLQEALQGLGEDELGEMVTKQALRGRETAALLRGIFRGSPCSQPSGVLRRLQVYKHCVPLVESGDLHLSKASEIIGLLMLEVRQLPGPALAELATLFVDVVKGGSLSNGKSLELFSTVLTALASSKESLAYGKGELNGEEFKKQLINTLCSSKWDPQSVIHLANMFRDIPLSGEELQFVVEKVLRMFSKLDLQEIPPLVYQLLLLSAKGSKKTVLEGIISFFNQLDKRLKEEQKVPQSVDLEVATVPLDQLRHVEGTVILHIISVINLDQDLGEELIKHLKTEQQKDPGKALCPFSVALLLSVAVKHRLQEQIFDFLKTSITRSCKDLQFLQASKFLQDLFPQQYDITAVILEVVKNSAFGWDHVTQGLVDLGFSLMESYEPKKPFGGKAAETNFGLSKTPAQQACRLGASILLETFKVHEPIRSDILEQVLNRVLTKAASPVSHFIDLLSNIVVSAPLVLQNSSSRVTETFDNLSFLPIDTVQGLLRAVQPLLKVSMSVRDSLILVLQKAIFSRQLDARKAAVAGFLLLLRNFKILGSLTSSQCSQAIGATQVQADVHACYNSAANEAFCLEILGSLRRCLSQQADVRLMLYEGFYDVLRRNSQLASSIMETLLSQIKQYYLPQPDLLPPLKLEGCIMAQGDQIFLQEPLAHLLCCIQHCLAWYKSTVRLCQRAEDDDEEEEDVGFEQNFEEMLESVTRRMIKSELEDFELDKSADFSLSSGVGVKNNIYAIQVMGICEVLIEYNFNIGNFSKNKFEDVLGLFTCYNKLSEILREKAGKNKSALGNKIARSFLSMGFVSTLLTALFRDDAQSHEESLAVLRSNTEFLRYAVSVALQKVQQLEETGQTDGPDGQNPEKMFQNLCKITRVLLWRYTSIPTVVEESGKKKGKSISLLCLEGCLRIFNTVQQLYAARIPQFLQALDTTDGDAEAADINVTEKAAFQIRQFQRSLVNQFSSAEDDFNSKETQLLVTVLSTLSKLLDPTSQQFLQFLTWTVKICKENALEDISCCKGLLTLLFSLHVQYKSPVGLLRELAQDIHACLGDIDQDIEVESRSHFAIVNAKTAAPTVCLLVLSQADKVLEEVDWLIKKLTSLGSDTSDSTQASNQTQALEKGIILQLGTLLTVFHELVQTALPAGSCVDTLLRSLSKTYTILTSLIKHYIQACRSTSNTIPGRLEKLVKLSGSHLTPQCYSFITYVQNIHSESLSFVEEKKKKKKEEAAAVSTVMAKVLRDTKPIPNLIFAIEQYEKFLIHLSKKSKVNLMQYMKLSTSRDFRINASMLDSVLQEHNTEDAENEPDNDQSTAEQPDENQEPKKKRRRKK, encoded by the exons GGGATCTTCAGAG GCTCCCCGTGTTCCCAGCCGAGTGGCGTTCTCAGGAGGCTGCAGGTGTACAAGCACTGCGTCCCGCTGGTGGAGTCAGGGGATCTGCACTTGAGCAAGGCGTCCGAAATCATCGGGCTGCTGATGCTGGAG GTTCGCCAGCTGCCAGGCCCCGCGTTGGCTGAGCTTGCCACCCtgtttgttgatgttgttaaggGCGGCAGCCTGTCTAATGGGAAATCCTTGGAGCTGTTTTCCACTGTTCTTACCGCGTTGGCCAGCTCAAAGGAGAGCCTGGCTTATGGGAAAG GTGAACTGAATGGGGAAGAGTTTAAGAAACAGCTGATAAATACTCTTTGCTCCAGCAA GTGGGACCCTCAGAGCGTGATACATCTTGCCAACATGTTCag GGATATTCCACTGTCGGGAGAGGAGCTGCAGTTTGTGGTGGAAAAGGTCCTTAGGATGTTCTCCAAATTAGACCTGCAGGAAATCCCCCCCCTGGTctatcagctgctgctgctttctgctaaG GGCAGTAAGAAGACTGTTTTGGAAGGAATCATCAGTTTTTTCAATCAGTTGGACAAGAGACTGAAGGAAGAACAGAAGGTTCCGCA ATCAGTGGACCTTGAGGTAGCCACGGTGCCCCTAGACCAGCTCCGCCACGTGGAAGGCACTGTCATTCTCCATATCATTTCTGTTATCAACCTGGATCAGGACCTAGGCGAGGAGTTAATCAAACATCTGAAG ACTGAGCAACAGAAGGACCCCGGTAAAGCTCTGTGTCCCTTCAGTGTGGCTCTTTTGCTGTCGGTTGCAGTAAAACACAGACTGCAAGAGCAG ATATTTGATTTCTTGAAAACATCAAtcacaagaagctgcaaggacCTGCAGTTCCTGCAGGCCTCCAAGTTTCTGCAGGACTTGTTTCCTCAGCAGTATGATATAACAGCTGTGATTCTGGAGGTGGTGAAAAATAG TGCATTTGGCTGGGACCATGTTACTCAGGGCCTGGTGGATCTCGGCTTCAGCCTAATGGAATCGTATGAACCAAAAAAGCCCTTTGGAGGGAAAGCTGCTGAGACCAATTTTGGCCTTTCAAAAACACCAGCCCAGCAGGCTTGCAGACTGGGAGCAAGTATCCTGCTGGAAACATTTAAG GTCCATGAGCCCATCAGAAGTGATATTCTTGAGCAGGTCCTGAACAGAGTCCTCACAAAAGCAGCATCTCCCGTCAGCCACTTCATAG acttgCTGTCCAATATTGTTGTGTCTGCTCCTCTTGTGCTTCAGAATTCATCCTCCAGAGTCACAGAGACCTTTGACAATTTATCTTTTCTGCCCATTGACACAGTGCAAGGGCTCCTCCGGGCAGTGCAG ccCCTGCTCAAAGTCAGCATGTCAGTGAGGGACTCCCTGATACTTGTTCTCCAAAAAGCTATCTTTTCCAG GCAGCTCGATGCTCGTAAAGCTGCAGTTGCTGGCTTTTTGCTTCTGTTACGAAATTTTAAGATTCTGGGCAGCTTGACTTCTTCCCAGTGCAGCCAGGCCATTGGTGCCACTCAG GTCCAGGCAGATGTTCATGCCTGCTATAATTCTGCAGCTAATGAGGCCTTCTGCCTCGAAATCCTGGGCAGCCTGAGGCGATGTTTGAGCCAGCAAGCGGATGTCCGACTCATGTTATATGAG GGTTTCTATGATGTCCTTCGCAGGAACTCCCAGCTGGCCAGCTCTATAATGGAAACGCTCTTGTCCCAG aTAAAACAATATTACTTGCCCCAGCCAGACCTCCTGCCTCCACTGAAACTTGAGGGTTGTATTATGGCTCAAGGAGATCAAATCTTTCTGCAGGAACCACTG GCCCATCTGCTCTGCTGTATCCAACACTGTCTAGCCTGGTATAAGAGCACCGTGCGTTTATGCCAAAGAGCTGAAGATGacgatgaggaggaggaggatgtgggaTTTGAGCAAAACTTTGAGGAGATGCTAGAATCTGTCACACGACGGATGATCAAGAGTGAGCTGGAAGACTTTGAACTG GATAAATCAGCAGATTTCTCTCTGTCTTCTGGTGTTGGTGTAAAGAATAACATCTATGCCATCCAGGTGATGGGAATTTGTGAGGTTCTGATTGAGTACAATTTCAACATAGGGAATTTCAG TAAGAACAAGTTTGAGGATGTCCTAGGCCTGTTTACCTGTTACAATAAACTCTCTGAAATCCTGAGGGAGAAAGCTGGAAAGAACAAATCTGCCTTGGGCAACAAAATTGCACGGAGCTTCCTGTCCATGGGTTTTGTATCTACTCTGCTCACAGCTCTGTTCAG GGACGATGCCCAAAGCCACGAGGAGAGCCTGGCAGTTCTGCGCTCCAACACGGAGTTCTTGCGCTATGCTGTCAGCGTAGCACTGCAGAaggtgcagcagctggaggagacGGGACAAACCGATGGACCAGACGGACAAAATCCTGAGAAGATGTTTCAGAACCTCTGCAAAATCACACG GGTCCTGCTTTGGAGGTACACTTCAATTCCCACTGTTGTCGAAGAGTCCGGGAAGAAGAAGGGCAAAAGCATTTCCTTGCTGTGCTTGGAAGGTTGTCTGCGGATCTTCAACACGGTGCAGCAGCTGTACGCTGCTAGGATCCCCCAGTTTCTACAAGCCCTGG ATACTACTGATGGTGACGCAGAAGCAGCGGATATTAATGTCACAGAGAAAGCTGCCTTCCAGATCCGACAGTTTCAG AGGTCTCTGGTGAACCAGTTCAGCAGTGCTGAAGATGACTTCAACTCCAAGGAAACGCAGTTACTCGTCACCGTTCTCTCCACTTTGTCCAAACTCCTGGACCCAACATCTCAGCAG TTCCTTCAGTTCCTGACGTGGACAGTCaaaatttgcaaagaaaatgctCTAG AGGACATCTCTTGCTGTAAGGGTTTGCTGACTCTCCTTTTCAGCCTCCATGTTCAGTACAAGAGTCCTGTCGGTCTGCTGCGTGAACTTGCACAAGATATCCATGCTTGCCTGGGAGACATAGATCAG GACATAGAAGTCGAGAGCCGGTCCCATTTTGCCATAGTGAATGCCAAGACTGCAGCCCCTACTGTCTGC CTGCTGGTTCTGAGTCAGGCAGATAAGGTCCTTGAAGAGGTGGATTGGCTTATCAAGAAACTTACCAGTCTGGGATCAGACACATCAG ACTCTACTCAGGCATCAAACCAGACCCAGGCTCTGGAGAAAGGCATAATTCTGCAGCTGGGAACTCTGCTGACGGTTTTTCATGAGCTGGTGCAGACAGCGCTtcctgcagggagctgtgtgGACACGCTGCTGAGAAGCCTCAGCAAGACCTACACAATCCTCACCTCCCTCATCAAACAT TATATTCAAGCTTGCCGCAGCACCTCGAATACGATTCCAGGAAGGCTAGAAAAGCTG GTGAAGCTCTCAGGTTCCCATTTGACCCCACAGTGTTACTCATTCATTACTTATGTACAG AACATCCATAGTGAGAGCTTAAGCtttgtggaagagaagaaaaagaagaagaaagaagaagctgCCGCAGTCTCCACAGTCATG GCTAAGGTGCTTCGGGATACCAAGCCAATCCCCAACCTGATTTTTGCAATAGAGCAGTATGAGAAGTTCCTTATCCATCTCTCCAAGAAATCAAAG GTGAACTTGATGCAATACATGAAGCTCAGTACCTCCCGGGACTTCCGCATCAACGCATCCATGCTAGACAGCGTGTTGCAGGAGCATAACACAGAGGATGCTGAAAATGAACCGGACAATGACCAG tccacagcagagcagccagATGAGAACCAGGAACCCAAAAAGAAGAGACGGCGAAAAAAATAA
- the FANCI gene encoding Fanconi anemia group I protein isoform X1, with translation MAAAMAQRVLALAAEEGPERLQEALQGLGEDELGEMVTKQALRGRETAALLRGIFRGSPCSQPSGVLRRLQVYKHCVPLVESGDLHLSKASEIIGLLMLEVRQLPGPALAELATLFVDVVKGGSLSNGKSLELFSTVLTALASSKESLAYGKGELNGEEFKKQLINTLCSSKWDPQSVIHLANMFRDIPLSGEELQFVVEKVLRMFSKLDLQEIPPLVYQLLLLSAKGSKKTVLEGIISFFNQLDKRLKEEQKVPQSVDLEVATVPLDQLRHVEGTVILHIISVINLDQDLGEELIKHLKTEQQKDPGKALCPFSVALLLSVAVKHRLQEQIFDFLKTSITRSCKDLQFLQASKFLQDLFPQQYDITAVILEVVKNSAFGWDHVTQGLVDLGFSLMESYEPKKPFGGKAAETNFGLSKTPAQQACRLGASILLETFKVHEPIRSDILEQVLNRVLTKAASPVSHFIDLLSNIVVSAPLVLQNSSSRVTETFDNLSFLPIDTVQGLLRAVQPLLKVSMSVRDSLILVLQKAIFSRQLDARKAAVAGFLLLLRNFKILGSLTSSQCSQAIGATQVQADVHACYNSAANEAFCLEILGSLRRCLSQQADVRLMLYEGFYDVLRRNSQLASSIMETLLSQIKQYYLPQPDLLPPLKLEGCIMAQGDQIFLQEPLAHLLCCIQHCLAWYKSTVRLCQRAEDDDEEEEDVGFEQNFEEMLESVTRRMIKSELEDFELDKSADFSLSSGVGVKNNIYAIQVMGICEVLIEYNFNIGNFSKNKFEDVLGLFTCYNKLSEILREKAGKNKSALGNKIARSFLSMGFVSTLLTALFRDDAQSHEESLAVLRSNTEFLRYAVSVALQKVQQLEETGQTDGPDGQNPEKMFQNLCKITRVLLWRYTSIPTVVEESGKKKGKSISLLCLEGCLRIFNTVQQLYAARIPQFLQALDTTDGDAEAADINVTEKAAFQIRQFQRSLVNQFSSAEDDFNSKETQLLVTVLSTLSKLLDPTSQQFLQFLTWTVKICKENALEDISCCKGLLTLLFSLHVQYKSPVGLLRELAQDIHACLGDIDQDIEVESRSHFAIVNAKTAAPTVCLLVLSQADKVLEEVDWLIKKLTSLGSDTSEDSTQASNQTQALEKGIILQLGTLLTVFHELVQTALPAGSCVDTLLRSLSKTYTILTSLIKHYIQACRSTSNTIPGRLEKLVKLSGSHLTPQCYSFITYVQNIHSESLSFVEEKKKKKKEEAAAVSTVMAKVLRDTKPIPNLIFAIEQYEKFLIHLSKKSKVNLMQYMKLSTSRDFRINASMLDSVLQEHNTEDAENEPDNDQSTAEQPDENQEPKKKRRRKK, from the exons GGGATCTTCAGAG GCTCCCCGTGTTCCCAGCCGAGTGGCGTTCTCAGGAGGCTGCAGGTGTACAAGCACTGCGTCCCGCTGGTGGAGTCAGGGGATCTGCACTTGAGCAAGGCGTCCGAAATCATCGGGCTGCTGATGCTGGAG GTTCGCCAGCTGCCAGGCCCCGCGTTGGCTGAGCTTGCCACCCtgtttgttgatgttgttaaggGCGGCAGCCTGTCTAATGGGAAATCCTTGGAGCTGTTTTCCACTGTTCTTACCGCGTTGGCCAGCTCAAAGGAGAGCCTGGCTTATGGGAAAG GTGAACTGAATGGGGAAGAGTTTAAGAAACAGCTGATAAATACTCTTTGCTCCAGCAA GTGGGACCCTCAGAGCGTGATACATCTTGCCAACATGTTCag GGATATTCCACTGTCGGGAGAGGAGCTGCAGTTTGTGGTGGAAAAGGTCCTTAGGATGTTCTCCAAATTAGACCTGCAGGAAATCCCCCCCCTGGTctatcagctgctgctgctttctgctaaG GGCAGTAAGAAGACTGTTTTGGAAGGAATCATCAGTTTTTTCAATCAGTTGGACAAGAGACTGAAGGAAGAACAGAAGGTTCCGCA ATCAGTGGACCTTGAGGTAGCCACGGTGCCCCTAGACCAGCTCCGCCACGTGGAAGGCACTGTCATTCTCCATATCATTTCTGTTATCAACCTGGATCAGGACCTAGGCGAGGAGTTAATCAAACATCTGAAG ACTGAGCAACAGAAGGACCCCGGTAAAGCTCTGTGTCCCTTCAGTGTGGCTCTTTTGCTGTCGGTTGCAGTAAAACACAGACTGCAAGAGCAG ATATTTGATTTCTTGAAAACATCAAtcacaagaagctgcaaggacCTGCAGTTCCTGCAGGCCTCCAAGTTTCTGCAGGACTTGTTTCCTCAGCAGTATGATATAACAGCTGTGATTCTGGAGGTGGTGAAAAATAG TGCATTTGGCTGGGACCATGTTACTCAGGGCCTGGTGGATCTCGGCTTCAGCCTAATGGAATCGTATGAACCAAAAAAGCCCTTTGGAGGGAAAGCTGCTGAGACCAATTTTGGCCTTTCAAAAACACCAGCCCAGCAGGCTTGCAGACTGGGAGCAAGTATCCTGCTGGAAACATTTAAG GTCCATGAGCCCATCAGAAGTGATATTCTTGAGCAGGTCCTGAACAGAGTCCTCACAAAAGCAGCATCTCCCGTCAGCCACTTCATAG acttgCTGTCCAATATTGTTGTGTCTGCTCCTCTTGTGCTTCAGAATTCATCCTCCAGAGTCACAGAGACCTTTGACAATTTATCTTTTCTGCCCATTGACACAGTGCAAGGGCTCCTCCGGGCAGTGCAG ccCCTGCTCAAAGTCAGCATGTCAGTGAGGGACTCCCTGATACTTGTTCTCCAAAAAGCTATCTTTTCCAG GCAGCTCGATGCTCGTAAAGCTGCAGTTGCTGGCTTTTTGCTTCTGTTACGAAATTTTAAGATTCTGGGCAGCTTGACTTCTTCCCAGTGCAGCCAGGCCATTGGTGCCACTCAG GTCCAGGCAGATGTTCATGCCTGCTATAATTCTGCAGCTAATGAGGCCTTCTGCCTCGAAATCCTGGGCAGCCTGAGGCGATGTTTGAGCCAGCAAGCGGATGTCCGACTCATGTTATATGAG GGTTTCTATGATGTCCTTCGCAGGAACTCCCAGCTGGCCAGCTCTATAATGGAAACGCTCTTGTCCCAG aTAAAACAATATTACTTGCCCCAGCCAGACCTCCTGCCTCCACTGAAACTTGAGGGTTGTATTATGGCTCAAGGAGATCAAATCTTTCTGCAGGAACCACTG GCCCATCTGCTCTGCTGTATCCAACACTGTCTAGCCTGGTATAAGAGCACCGTGCGTTTATGCCAAAGAGCTGAAGATGacgatgaggaggaggaggatgtgggaTTTGAGCAAAACTTTGAGGAGATGCTAGAATCTGTCACACGACGGATGATCAAGAGTGAGCTGGAAGACTTTGAACTG GATAAATCAGCAGATTTCTCTCTGTCTTCTGGTGTTGGTGTAAAGAATAACATCTATGCCATCCAGGTGATGGGAATTTGTGAGGTTCTGATTGAGTACAATTTCAACATAGGGAATTTCAG TAAGAACAAGTTTGAGGATGTCCTAGGCCTGTTTACCTGTTACAATAAACTCTCTGAAATCCTGAGGGAGAAAGCTGGAAAGAACAAATCTGCCTTGGGCAACAAAATTGCACGGAGCTTCCTGTCCATGGGTTTTGTATCTACTCTGCTCACAGCTCTGTTCAG GGACGATGCCCAAAGCCACGAGGAGAGCCTGGCAGTTCTGCGCTCCAACACGGAGTTCTTGCGCTATGCTGTCAGCGTAGCACTGCAGAaggtgcagcagctggaggagacGGGACAAACCGATGGACCAGACGGACAAAATCCTGAGAAGATGTTTCAGAACCTCTGCAAAATCACACG GGTCCTGCTTTGGAGGTACACTTCAATTCCCACTGTTGTCGAAGAGTCCGGGAAGAAGAAGGGCAAAAGCATTTCCTTGCTGTGCTTGGAAGGTTGTCTGCGGATCTTCAACACGGTGCAGCAGCTGTACGCTGCTAGGATCCCCCAGTTTCTACAAGCCCTGG ATACTACTGATGGTGACGCAGAAGCAGCGGATATTAATGTCACAGAGAAAGCTGCCTTCCAGATCCGACAGTTTCAG AGGTCTCTGGTGAACCAGTTCAGCAGTGCTGAAGATGACTTCAACTCCAAGGAAACGCAGTTACTCGTCACCGTTCTCTCCACTTTGTCCAAACTCCTGGACCCAACATCTCAGCAG TTCCTTCAGTTCCTGACGTGGACAGTCaaaatttgcaaagaaaatgctCTAG AGGACATCTCTTGCTGTAAGGGTTTGCTGACTCTCCTTTTCAGCCTCCATGTTCAGTACAAGAGTCCTGTCGGTCTGCTGCGTGAACTTGCACAAGATATCCATGCTTGCCTGGGAGACATAGATCAG GACATAGAAGTCGAGAGCCGGTCCCATTTTGCCATAGTGAATGCCAAGACTGCAGCCCCTACTGTCTGC CTGCTGGTTCTGAGTCAGGCAGATAAGGTCCTTGAAGAGGTGGATTGGCTTATCAAGAAACTTACCAGTCTGGGATCAGACACATCAG AAGACTCTACTCAGGCATCAAACCAGACCCAGGCTCTGGAGAAAGGCATAATTCTGCAGCTGGGAACTCTGCTGACGGTTTTTCATGAGCTGGTGCAGACAGCGCTtcctgcagggagctgtgtgGACACGCTGCTGAGAAGCCTCAGCAAGACCTACACAATCCTCACCTCCCTCATCAAACAT TATATTCAAGCTTGCCGCAGCACCTCGAATACGATTCCAGGAAGGCTAGAAAAGCTG GTGAAGCTCTCAGGTTCCCATTTGACCCCACAGTGTTACTCATTCATTACTTATGTACAG AACATCCATAGTGAGAGCTTAAGCtttgtggaagagaagaaaaagaagaagaaagaagaagctgCCGCAGTCTCCACAGTCATG GCTAAGGTGCTTCGGGATACCAAGCCAATCCCCAACCTGATTTTTGCAATAGAGCAGTATGAGAAGTTCCTTATCCATCTCTCCAAGAAATCAAAG GTGAACTTGATGCAATACATGAAGCTCAGTACCTCCCGGGACTTCCGCATCAACGCATCCATGCTAGACAGCGTGTTGCAGGAGCATAACACAGAGGATGCTGAAAATGAACCGGACAATGACCAG tccacagcagagcagccagATGAGAACCAGGAACCCAAAAAGAAGAGACGGCGAAAAAAATAA